A single window of Mycosarcoma maydis chromosome 1, whole genome shotgun sequence DNA harbors:
- a CDS encoding phosphatidylinositol 3-kinase VPS34 (related to phosphatidylinositol 3-kinase), translating into MDRDFYSFVRLSDLNLNLTFRISSLQGRLDRLTRTQLLEKPESRHWGSQQSQFPDLIVECRLYSDNKPLSVPVRTAYKPFRNNHQWNEWITLPYKLCDLPLGAQITFTIYEVALSNASRIIGGTTLPLFGKKGTLKSAQHRLFVWKGVKADGSIESATPSKVGEMKDEMGRLEKLIKRHERGDLPRVDWLDKMAYRQVEKVYQAESQSSDRLFLYIDLPRFELPIVYCEAESILPNADAPHGLSTLSGQLGGSNPGASLPASNEIGSSQSASGNGLSIASGNPTSAAAAAAAAAAALSTADPNRITASLFTIFDPEIARSNPVEAKHRRLVRSHRSGPLDRELKPSAEVRDELNEILSYPPTRELTTAEMDRVWSFRFYLTRDPKGLTKFLKSVVWTDQGEAKQATEVLLPMWNEPGLDDALELLGPTFKDARVRSYAVRQLERAEDEELILYLLQLVQALKFDKPMTRAAGGLTGSAVGDLDQDARRGQPVPLHSVSSPSTSLTTDRGADKDSSGLADFLIRRGLSNPLLGNDLYWYLEVECEDPKTGPLFKAVKRRFLERLGSLPTGAERRDTLSRQATLLATLSRRAKELRSNRDARPKKIEKLRALIADPKNGLHRFDPPLMLPLDASVSVTGIVAEKSTIFKSNLFPLRLEFTTAERSTHSSVGEADRSETLPDSITSSLLEDEEEESLIIDELTTSNAKSSEDKKVDGAGHYTLIFKNGDDLRQDQLVIQLFSLMDRLLRNENLDLKMTPYRVLATGSVDGMVQFVDSLSIAAILSAHQGSLLNFLRAHHAQPSSLSTYGVDAVVFDTFIRSCAGYCVVTYLLGVGDRHLDNLLLSSDGHFFHVDFGYILGRDPKPFPPPVKVCKEMVDAMGGTSSAHYARFKAFCYTAFTNLRKNANLILNLVALMVDANIPDIRLEPDKAVLKVQDKFLLGLSEDDAIKEFEGLLNETSYLSTVFDRLHDMAQYFRQ; encoded by the coding sequence ATGGACCGCGACTTTTACTCGTTTGTCCGCCTTTCGGATTTGAACCTCAACCTTACTTttcgcatctcgtcgcttcAAGGCAGGCTCGACCGCCTCACACGCACCCAGCTACTCGAGAAACCAGAAAGCCGTCATTGGGGCTCTCAGCAATCCCAGTTTCCAGACTTGATTGTCGAATGCCGACTGTACTCGGACAACAAACCGCTCAGCGTACCGGTGAGGACCGCCTATAAACCATTCCGCAACAATCATCAGTGGAATGAATGGATCACGCTACCTTACAAGCTCTGCGACCTCCCTCTAGGCGCTCAGATCACTTTTACCATCTACGAAGTAGCTTTGAGCaacgcatcacgcatcatTGGTGGAACGACGTTGCCCTTATTCGGCAAGAAGGGTACGCTCAAATCGGCGCAGCACAGATTGTTCGTATGGAAGGGTGTCAAGGCTGATGGAAGCATCGAGAGCGCTACGCCCAGCAAAGTGGGGGAGATGAAAGACGAAATGGGTCGTCTGGAGAAACTGATCAAGCGACACGAGCGCGGGGATCTTCCGCGTGTCGATTggctcgacaagatggCGTATCGTCAGGTTGAGAAGGTGTATCAAGCCGAAAGTCAGTCTAGCGACCGGCTGTTTCTGTACATCGACCTACCTAGGTTTGAGCTGCCTATCGTATATTGCGAGGCGGAAAGTATCCTCCCAAATGCAGACGCGCCACATGGACTCTCTACCTTGTCGGGCCAGCTTGGTGGGTCAAATCCTGGAGCATCCCTCCCCGCGTCCAACGAGATTGGTAGCTCGCAGAGCGCCTCCGGAAATGGCCTCTCAATAGCATCTGGCAACCCTACTTCGGCTGCcgcggcggcggcagcagcagcagcggcgctTTCGACTGCTGATCCAAATAGAATCACCGCCTCGCTCTTCACCATCTTTGATCCAGAGATCGCCCGATCCAACCCAGTCGAGGCCAAACACCGTCGTCTTGTGCGTTCGCATCGATCAGGTCCGCTCGATCGTGAGCTCAAGCCATCAGCGGAGGTCAGAGACGAGTTAAACGAGATCCTGTCCTACCCGCCAACGCGCGAGCTCACGACCGCCGAGATGGATCGCGTCTGGTCATTCAGATTTTACCTGACACGAGATCCTAAAGGTCTCACAAAGTTTCTCAAGTCTGTTGTATGGACCGACCAAGGTGAAGCAAAACAGGCAACCGAAGTGTTGCTACCCATGTGGAATGAGCCCGggctcgacgatgcgctgGAGCTCCTGGGGCCCACCTTCAAAGATGCCCGTGTCCGATCATACGCTGTGCGCCAGCTAGAGCGAGCGGAAGATGAAGAGCTTATCCTCTACTTGTTGCAGTTGGTGCAGGCGCTCAAATTCGACAAGCCAATGACTCGTGCTGCCGGAGGTCTCACAGGCTCAGCTGTTGGAGACTTGGATCAAGATGCCAGACGGGGACAGCCTGTACCTCTGCATTCAGTCAGCTCTCCTTCCACTTCGCTCACTACTGACAGAGGAGCAGATAAAGACAGTAGTGGTCTCGCCGACTTTCTCATTCGCCGAGGCTTGTCCAATCCACTTCTGGGCAACGACCTGTACTGGTATCTCGAGGTGGAATGCGAAGACCCAAAAACGGGACCGCTGTTCAAGGCGGTGAAACGGCGATTCTTGGAGAGACTTGGTTCGCTACCAACGGGTGCAGAGAGGAGGGATACGCTGTCTAGACAGGCGACTCTACTTGCGACACTCTCGCGGCGGGCGAAAGAGTTGCGTTCGAATCGAGACGCTAGGCCGAAGAagatcgaaaagctgcGCGCCCTGATAGCTGATCCTAAGAATGGCCTCCATCGGTTTGATCCGCCCCTGATGCTTCCACTTGATGCTTCGGTGTCAGTGACGGGGATCGTCGCGGAGAAGAGCACGATTTTCAAGAGTAACCTCTTTCCGCTTCGATTGGAGTTTACCACTGCGGAAAGGAGTACGCACAGCTCGGTGGGTGAGGCTGACAGGAGCGAGACATTGCCAGACAGCATCACTTCGAGTTTGCTcgaagatgaagaggaggaaTCTCTGATCATCGATGAGCTGACCACTTCCAACGCGAAGAGCTCGGAGGACAAGAAAGTGGACGGCGCGGGACATTATACGCTCATATTCAAGAACGGCGACGATTTGCGACAGGACCAGCTAGTGATTCAACTGTTCTCGTTGATGGATCGACTGTTGCGAAATGAAAATCTGGACCTCAAGATGACACCGTATCGGGTGCTCGCAACAGGTAGTGTAGATGGGATGGTCCAATTTGTCGACTCACTGTCTATAGCAGCGATATTATCAGCACATCAAGGAtcgctgctcaactttCTGCGCGCGCACCATGCTCAACCGAGCTCACTGTCTACGTACGGCGTGGATGCAGTGGTGTTCGACACCTTCATCCGGTCGTGTGCGGGCTACTGCGTGGTTACCTACTTGCTCGGTGTAGGCGATCGACATCTTGACAACCTGCTGCTCTCTTCTGACGGCCACTTTTTCCATGTCGATTTCGGCTACATCCTAGGTCGCGATCCTAAACCTTTCCCACCTCCTGTCAAAGTTTGCAAAGAGATGGTTGACGCCATGGGCGGCACATCCTCGGCACACTATGCGCGCTTCAAAGCTTTTTGCTATACAGCATTTACGAATTTGCGCAAAAACGCCAATTTAATTCTCAACCTCGTTGCACTTATGGTGGACGCCAACATCCCGGATATCAGACTGGAACCAGACAAAGCGGTGCTCAAGGTACAGGACAAATTCCTGCTGGGCTTGAGCGAGGATGATGCCATCAAGGAGTTCGAAGGCTTGCTAAACGAGACTAGCTATCTGTCGACCGTCTTTGACCGGTTGCATGATATGGCGCAGTACTTCAGGCAGTAG
- a CDS encoding mannose-ethanolamine phosphotransferase MCD4 (related to MCD4 - sporulation protein), which produces MAQEMPGRVPAASDPPRSSGYDAGPPAVATKAKKAAKTSPVRFLLLNLLFHIVYISSIFDIYFTSPVVHPEPRFSVKGTVQHSTNTSTDHLQAPAKRLVLIVGDGLRADTLFKKHSPPLLPTWSIPRDASYSQDGVLGSWTSFAKDPLRQPYPYPLALESNKLITDAQELSGQAPDSAFAAPFLRSVSRNRGVWGLSHTRVPTESRPGHVAMIAGMYEDVSAVTKGWKLNPIAFDSLLNQSSHSFAFGSPDIVPMFAVGAAADRVDMWTYDEQDEDFTKDASHLDLWVLDRFKDLLKRAHNDAPLNAKIREPGTVFFLHLLGLDTTGHTYRPNSPEYVGNTIVVDAITREVERLINEFFDNDERTAYVFTADHGMSVKGNHGDGDPDNTRAPLVVWGAGVREPRPATSQQKRLAIAEAKQDSYFADWHLNDIVRSDVDQADITPLMSTLLGVPVPANSQGRLRLNLTNLPEEHKARALLANAQQVLETYRVKHNARGRRMVRYKPFVPLSQGIGEAHPGEKRVSQILAHIQEGQFEQAVIQSNALIDDSIEGDRYLQTYDWLLLCSIVAMGYVGSMVYAFTFLLRNYMLPDELIDGLISSSLSGVKKRPTFVKVAVAPLSGAMFALFAAQEMPISYYLYAALAFLFWGRILDETPILFAAYQHISRSNGGTSKIKAVIMVVSSLGMMELMAIGYLYRVAWFIGFVLIGFAWPAFALSADFKSDNEGLVLVWGLSCLMTGLFTIGDVNKEESIPLLMLSATLFLAAGCLVITRPHLFFPIAFTPQATNDDAFGQAIADAHSLHLLHTLRTLRVQLAVLVITAITTAISARSLQLKQGLPFATQVLAWICLATCLVFPFTYGFSRAISIGAEGDAPHRAKIRQSSSQRLAIVVFAFAPVFVLLSLRDEVLFFGCYAVTLLIWAKMEGSLHESQLEGVRAGQTERLLQLPELRVSLFYLFFLHVGFFGTGNIASISSFYLSPVYRLVPIFNPFLMATLLILKILVPFLILNAIFSLLATSLPLTATAGMPKTMDRGFKLLGDTSPGGLGLDSAFSLVFGAGIAADVLALNFLFAVKSQGSWLEIGQTITHFVMANLLQIFMLALAAASSAILG; this is translated from the coding sequence ATGGCTCAAGAGATGCCGGGCAGAGTGCCGGCAGCTTCGGATccgcctcgctcttctGGCTACGACGCAGGGCCTCCGGCTGTTGCCACCAAAGCCAAGAAGGCTGCCAAGACCTCTCCGGtccgcttcttgctcctcaATCTGTTGTTTCATATCGTCTACATTTCATCCATCTTTGACATCTACTTCACCTCGCCCGTTGTTCATCCTGAACCCCGCTTCAGCGTCAAAGGAACCGTTCAACACTCGACCAATACCAGCACGGACCATCTCCAAGCGCCCGCGAAGCGTCTCGTACTGATTGTCGGCGACGGACTGCGTGCCGATACTCTCTTCAAGAAGCACTCTCCTCCACTCTTGCCAACATGGTCAATACCGCGAGATGCCTCCTATAGTCAAGATGGCGTTTTGGGCTCGTGGACATCGTTCGCCAAGGATCCCCTACGCCAACCGTACCCGTACCCGCTCGCCCTCGAATCGAACAAGTTGATAACAGATGCCCAAGAGCTGTCAGGTCAAGCCCCAGATTCTGCCTTTGCAGCGCCATTCCTGCGCAGCGTTTCCAGAAACCGCGGTGTGTGGGGCCTCAGTCATACTCGTGTGCCTACCGAGAGCAGGCCAGGTCATGTTGCCATGATTGCAGGCATGTACGAAGACGTCAGTGCCGTGACGAAAGGATGGAAGCTCAATCCCATTGCCTTTGACTCGCTCCTCAACCAGTCCAGCCACTCCTTTGCTTTTGGCTCCCCTGACATCGTGCCCATGTTTGCCGTTGGAGCGGCAGCTGACCGGGTCGACATGTGGACctacgacgagcaagacgaagacTTTACCAAGGATGCCAGTCACTTAGACTTGTGGGTCCTGGACCGCTTCAAAGACCTTCTCAAACGAGCACACAACGATGCGCCGCTCAACGCAAAGATACGAGAGCCAGGTACTGTCTTCTTTCTTCATCTGCTAGGTCTCGACACCACAGGTCATACCTACCGTCCCAACTCTCCAGAATATGTCGGCAACACGATCGTGGTCGATGCAATCACACGTGAGGTCGAGCGGCTTATTAACGAGTTTTtcgacaacgacgagcgaACTGCCTACGTGTTCACAGCTGATCATGGTATGAGCGTTAAAGGAAACcatggtgatggtgaccCAGACAACACGCGCGCACCACTCGTGGTGTGGGGAGCGGGAGTGCGCGAACCTAGACCCGCCACGTCACAGCAGAAAAGGCTGGCAATTGCTGAAGCAAAGCAGGATTCTTACTTTGCCGATTGGCATCTCAATGATATTGTCCGTTCTGACGTCGACCAGGCCGACATCACACCGCTCATGTCCACATTGCTTGGTGTGCCGGTCCCGGCCAACTCGCAAGGTCGCCTCCGTCTCAATTTGACAAATCTGCCCGAAGAGCACAAAGCACGTGCGCTTCTTGCAAATGCTCAACAAGTGCTCGAGACCTATCGAGTGAAACACAACGCGCGAGGTAGAAGGATGGTGCGGTATAAGCCTTTCGTTCCTCTCTCGCAAGGGATCGGAGAAGCGCATCCAGGCGAGAAAAGGGTATCCCAAATCCTGGCTCACATTCAAGAGGGTCAGTTCGAGCAAGCCGTTATCCAGAGCAATGCGCTCATCGACGATTCCATCGAAGGTGACCGTTATCTGCAGACGTATGActggctgttgctgtgctcGATTGTCGCGATGGGCTATGTAGGCTCCATGGTGTACGCATTCACCTTTTTGCTTCGCAACTACATGCTTCCAGACGAGTTGATAGACGGCCTGATCTCTAGCTCCTTGTCCGGCGTTAAGAAGCGGCCAACTTTCGTCAAGGTTGCGGTCGCGCCACTTTCAGGGGCAATGTTTGCACTATTTGCTGCGCAGGAGATGCCTATATCATACTACCTCTACGCCGCTCTGGCGTTCTTATTCTGGGGTCGTATTCTTGATGAAACGCCCATTCTATTTGCGGCCTATCAACACATCTCACGGTCCAACGGAGGCACCTCCAAAATCAAGGCAGTGATCATGGTGGTATCGAGCCTCGGGATGATGGAGCTCATGGCAATTGGGTATCTTTATCGAGTCGCCTGGTTCATCGGCTTTGTGCTGATCGGCTTTGCCTGGCCTGCCTTTGCTCTGTCGGCCGACTTCAAGTCGGACAACGAGGGCCTTGTCCTCGTGTGGGGTCTTTCATGTCTCATGACCGGTCtcttcacgattggcgaCGTCAACAAGGAGGAGAGCATACccttgctgatgctgagcgCTACCTTGTTCCTCGCTGCAGGCTGTCTCGTCATTACTCGTCCGCACCTTTTTTTTCCGATTGCATTCACTCCACAGGCGACAAATGATGACGCGTTTGGACAAGCGATCGCAGATGCGCACTCACTACATCTTCTTCACACTTTGCGAACGCTCCGTGTGCAGTTGGCTgtgctcgtcatcaccgcCATTACAACAGCCATCTCAGCAAGGTCACTGCAACTCAAGCAGGGACTTCCATTCGCGACTCAGGTGCTGGCGTGGATCTGTCTTGCCACGTGTCTCGTCTTTCCGTTTACATATGGCTTTAGTCGGGCCATCTCAATTGGGGCAGAGGGAGACGCACCTCACAGAGCAAAAATCAGACAGTCAAGTAGTCAACGCTTGGCAATCGTTGTTTTCGCATTCGCTCCGGTTTTTGTACTTCTCTCGCTGCGGGACGAAGTATTGTTCTTTGGCTGCTATGCGGTGACATTGCTCATCTGGGCCAAGATGGAAGGGTCGCTTCACGAATCTCAGCTCGAAGGAGTACGAGCAGGACAAACGGAAAGATTGCTGCAGCTACCAGAGCTGAGGGTCAGCCTTTTCTatctcttcttccttcACGTCGGCTTCTTTGGGACAGGCAACATCGCGTCGATCTCCTCATTCTACCTTTCACCAGTGTACCGCCTCGTACCGATATTCAACCCATTCCTTATGGCCACACTGCTGATTCTCAAGATTCTCGTACCGTTCCTCATCCTTAACGCGATCTTCTCACTCCTGGCAACCAGCCTCCCACTTACTGCCACTGCTGGGATGCCAAAAACAATGGATCGAGGCTTCAAGTTGCTCGGCGATACCTCTCCGGGAggtcttggtctcgacTCTGCTTTCAGTTTGGTCTTCGGAGCTGGTATTGCAGCAGACGTGCTGGCCCTCAACTTTTTGTTCGCTGTCAAGAGCCAAGGAAGCTGGTTAGAGATTGGACAGACAATCACACATTTCGTCATGGCTAATTTGCTGCAGATCTTCATGCTTgcgctggcagcagcaagctctGCTATTCTCGGGTGA
- a CDS encoding uncharacterized protein (related to MIR1 - Phosphate transporter of the mitochondrial carrier (MCF) family): protein MATTTTAGSRDSPLPPISEEQVKSRLGINDGASSSNSSAGYKMAPGALTPAFGLGDYARFFASGALCATLTHGAMTPIDVVKTRIQLEPKGSKETMLSMGRKIVSTEGPAGLLTGFGPTAVGYLIQGGAKFAGYEFFKKKGVDWAGSHEAAQQYRQVIYLGGASAAEVIATTLLTPLEAARIRLVSERGYAKGLVSAITRMGAEEGLAGFYAGYAPILCKQVPYAIGQFVTNEWAHTVVDSTVSKEERAKYGKAGEVTVQLGCGMVAGVAAAVLSHPADTLLSKINKGGGGKGSAMTKLIRLAGETGPVGIWAGLGTRVLMTAFLVSGQFLLYAQIGQLIGKPPGIEIRSDSEKQQ, encoded by the coding sequence ATGGCTACCACTACGACTGCAGGATCGCGAGAttcgccgctgccacccATCTCAGAAGAGCAAGTCAAGAGTCGTCTGGGCATCAATGATGgcgcctcttcgtccaactcgtctGCAGGATACAAGATGGCGCCCGGCGCCTTGACTCCTGCCTTTGGCCTTGGTGACTATGCGCGTTTCTTCGCCTCGGGTGCGCTTTGTGCTACCCTTACCCACGGAGCCATGACTCCAATCGACGTCGTCAAGACACGTATTCAGCTCGAACCCAAGGGATCCAAGGAGACCATGCTCTCCATGGGACGCAAGATTGTCTCTACCGAAGGCCCAGCTGGGCTTCTTACTGGCTTTGGCCCCACTGCTGTCGGTTACCTCATCCAAGGCGGTGCCAAGTTTGCTGGATACGAGTTTTTCAAGAAGAAGGGGGTGGACTGGGCTGGCAGCCACGAAGCCGCTCAACAGTACCGTCAGGTCATTTACTTGGGTGGTGCCTCGGCTGCAGAGGTGATTGCAACCACCTTGCTCACCCCGCTCGAGGCTGCTCGAATCCGTCTTGTTTCCGAACGAGGCTACGCAAAGGGTCTCGTTTCAGCCATCACTCGTATGGGCGCCGAAGAGGGTTTGGCTGGATTCTACGCCGGCTACGCACCCATCCTGTGCAAGCAGGTGCCTTACGCCATTGGTCAATTCGTCACCAACGAATGGGCCCACACCGTCGTTGACTCCACCGTCTCGAAAGAAGAGCGCGCAAAGTATGGCAAGGCTGGCGAGGTTACCGTTCAGCTCGGTTGTGGTATGGTTGCCGGTGTCGCTGCCGCCGTTCTATCTCATCCCGCCGACACCctgctgagcaagatcaacaagggaggaggaggaaagGGCAGCGCCATGACCAAGCTCATCCGCTTGGCAGGCGAGACTGGTCCTGTCGGTATTTGGGCAGGTCTAGGCACAAGGGTGCTCATGACCGCTTTCCTCGTCAGTGGTCAGTTCTTGCTCTATGCGCAAATCGGACAGCTGATCGGCAAGCCTCCCGGTATCGAGATCCGATCCGACAGCGAAAAGCAGCAATGA